One segment of Variovorax sp. PAMC28562 DNA contains the following:
- a CDS encoding DUF2244 domain-containing protein — protein MTNSVFRFATVSGQSIHWFLKRNCSVTPSQLGWLYASLCVISLGIGTVFWVNGAPLVLPFAWLELTAVGVAFMLYARHATDGEKIALQGGRLVVELENGGHYERAEFLPHQVRIEPQAGDRSLIEVSGQGRSVRVGRYVRPELRAALAREIRMALRSA, from the coding sequence TTGACGAATTCCGTGTTTCGATTTGCCACTGTTTCAGGCCAGAGCATCCACTGGTTTTTGAAGCGCAATTGCTCGGTCACGCCGAGCCAGCTCGGCTGGCTCTACGCGTCGCTGTGCGTAATTTCGCTCGGCATCGGCACGGTGTTTTGGGTGAACGGCGCGCCTCTGGTGTTGCCGTTCGCGTGGCTCGAACTGACAGCGGTGGGCGTCGCTTTCATGCTGTATGCGCGGCATGCGACCGACGGGGAAAAGATTGCTTTGCAAGGTGGCCGGCTGGTGGTCGAACTGGAGAACGGCGGCCACTATGAGCGGGCAGAATTTTTGCCGCATCAAGTTCGGATCGAGCCGCAGGCGGGCGACCGCTCGCTGATCGAAGTGTCAGGACAAGGTCGTTCGGTCAGGGTGGGGCGCTATGTGCGCCCCGAGCTGCGCGCGGCGCTGGCGCGCGAGATTCGCATGGCATTGCGCAGCGCCTGA
- a CDS encoding biotin synthase produces MSTAPDRRPPTIDPAAAARWLRWVPAEGSPWLHEEIGRRMEDRLQWIKAQPATWADWSPLHGGLEAHALVSKRYPKAASYVVEQERGLVERTAAAVSVPWWNARRWQGGAARFDSVPETGVDLLWANMALHMAADPQALIGEWHRSVATNGFLMFSCFGPDTVHELRALYARHGWPPAGHEFTDMHDWGDMLVGAGFAEPVMDMERIVLTWATPEAALAELRTLGRNLHPARFAQLRGKGWRRRLGDALSELHGIAENEGRITLTFEIIYGHAFKPAPRVSLSSESAVSLREMRTMLQRGRPG; encoded by the coding sequence ATGTCCACCGCTCCCGACCGCCGCCCGCCGACCATCGACCCCGCGGCGGCAGCACGCTGGTTGCGCTGGGTTCCCGCAGAAGGATCGCCCTGGCTGCATGAAGAAATCGGCCGACGCATGGAGGACCGATTGCAGTGGATCAAGGCGCAGCCCGCGACGTGGGCCGACTGGTCGCCCCTGCACGGTGGGCTCGAGGCGCACGCACTGGTGTCGAAGCGCTATCCCAAGGCGGCTTCCTATGTCGTGGAGCAGGAGCGCGGGCTGGTCGAGCGAACCGCCGCGGCCGTGTCGGTCCCCTGGTGGAACGCGCGCCGCTGGCAGGGCGGTGCCGCGCGATTCGATAGCGTGCCTGAGACTGGCGTCGATTTGCTATGGGCCAACATGGCGCTGCATATGGCGGCCGATCCGCAAGCGCTCATCGGCGAATGGCATCGTTCGGTCGCCACCAACGGCTTCCTCATGTTTTCGTGTTTCGGCCCCGACACGGTGCATGAGCTTCGTGCCCTCTATGCACGCCATGGCTGGCCGCCAGCCGGCCATGAGTTCACCGACATGCACGACTGGGGTGACATGCTGGTCGGCGCTGGATTTGCCGAGCCTGTCATGGACATGGAGCGCATCGTGCTGACCTGGGCCACACCGGAGGCGGCGCTGGCCGAACTTCGCACGCTCGGGCGCAACCTGCATCCTGCGCGGTTTGCACAATTGCGCGGCAAAGGCTGGCGCAGGCGGCTGGGCGATGCTTTAAGCGAATTGCATGGCATCGCCGAAAACGAAGGGCGCATTACGCTGACCTTCGAGATCATCTACGGCCATGCATTCAAGCCGGCTCCACGCGTTTCTCTTTCGTCCGAAAGCGCGGTTTCGTTGCGCGAGATGCGCACCATGCTGCAGCGCGGACGGCCGGGCTGA
- a CDS encoding ComF family protein: MSGPWLTGLLRPISSLRPAWLAHLPSQCAVCRAWPSRRMCDDCVMRFAPPTLRCRTCASPLPDGLSQCGDCVKQAPPLDACMAACAYVWPWPECIAQFKFRGDAGWAAPLATLMRSTPWVEPALDACDLVLPMPLSRERLRERGFNQAYELACRLAPKRKCDATLLLRTRETTAQSGLTRAERLRNLQGAFALEPLRATAVQGKRIVLVDDVMTSGASMFSAAQVLRTAGAVHITAVVLARTDPPS; the protein is encoded by the coding sequence ATGTCCGGCCCTTGGCTCACAGGCCTTTTGCGGCCGATCTCTTCATTGCGTCCTGCCTGGCTCGCGCACCTGCCGAGCCAGTGCGCGGTGTGCCGCGCGTGGCCGTCGCGTCGCATGTGCGATGACTGCGTGATGCGCTTCGCGCCGCCGACGCTGCGTTGCCGGACCTGTGCGTCGCCGCTGCCCGATGGCCTTTCGCAGTGCGGCGACTGCGTGAAGCAGGCCCCGCCGCTCGATGCTTGCATGGCCGCCTGCGCCTACGTCTGGCCCTGGCCGGAATGCATCGCGCAGTTCAAGTTCAGAGGAGACGCCGGCTGGGCTGCTCCGCTCGCGACCTTGATGCGCAGCACACCTTGGGTCGAGCCGGCGCTCGATGCGTGCGACCTGGTGCTGCCGATGCCGCTGTCGCGCGAACGGCTGCGCGAGCGCGGTTTCAATCAGGCGTACGAACTGGCCTGTCGCCTGGCGCCCAAAAGAAAATGCGACGCGACCTTGCTGCTACGCACGCGTGAAACGACGGCGCAGAGCGGACTGACGCGCGCCGAGCGGCTGCGCAACCTTCAAGGCGCTTTCGCGTTGGAGCCCCTGCGCGCGACGGCGGTGCAAGGCAAGCGCATCGTGCTAGTCGACGATGTGATGACCAGTGGCGCATCGATGTTCTCGGCGGCGCAGGTTCTGCGAACGGCCGGCGCGGTGCACATCACGGCCGTCGTGCTGGCGCGCACCGATCCGCCCAGCTGA